Below is a genomic region from Fusobacterium sp..
AGCTTTGACTATACCTGCATTATTAGATGGAGAGAAAGATATAATAGGGCAGGCGCAAACAGGAACTGGTAAAACAGCTGCTTTTTCTTTGCCAATATTGGAAAGATTTGAACCTGGAAAAGTAGTACAGGCTATTGTTTTAGCACCTACTAGAGAGCTTGCTATCCAAGTCGCTGAGGAAATGAACAGTCTTGCAAATGGGAAAAAAATAAGAATAACTCCTGTATATGGAGGACAGTCAATAGAATTTCAAATCAGACAATTGAAAAAAGGAACTGATATAATTGTTGGAACTCCTGGAAGAGTAATGGATTTGATGGATAGAAAACTTATAAAATTAGATAATCTTAAATATTTTATATTAGATGAAGCTGATGAAATGCTTAATATGGGATTCCTGGAAGATGTAGAAAAAATTCTTGAATCTACAAATGATGATAAAAGAATGCTTTTCTTCTCTGCCACAATGCCAAATGAAATATTGAAAATTGCTAAAAAACATATGAGAGATTATGAGGTTTTAGCTGTAAAAACTAGAGAACTTACAACTGATTTAACAGATCAAATCTATTTTGAAGTACATGAAAGAGATAAATTTGAAGCTTTATGCAGAATAATTGATTTGACTAAGGATTTTTATGGAATAGTTTTTTGTAGAACTAAAAATGATGTAAATGATGTAGTTGGTAAATTAAATGATAGAGGATATGATGCTGAAGGACTTCATGGGGATATCAGTCAAAATTATAGAGAAGTGACTTTAAAAAGATTTAAAGCTAAAAAGATAAACGTATTAGTAGCAACAGATGTAGCTGCAAGGGGAATAGATGTAAATGATCTTTCTCATGTAATCAATTATTCTATACCACAAGAGGCTGAAAGCTATGTACATAGAATAGGAAGAACTGGAAGAGCTGGAAAAGAAGGAACTGCTATAACATTTATTACTCCTCAAGAATATAGAAGGCTTCTTCAAATACAAAAAATTGTAAAAACTGAAATTAGAAAAGAAAGGGTTCCAGGAGTAAAAGATGTAATTCAAGCTAAAAAATTCAGATTAATAGAAGAATTAAATCATATATTAGCTGAAAATAACTTTGATAATTTCAAAGATCTTTCAAGAGAACTTTTAAATGGTGAAGATGCAGTGGATATAGTAGCAGCATTGATTAAACATTCATATGAAGATGTACTTGATGAAAATAATTACAATGAAATAAATAACAGTGCACCATTAGAAAAAACTGGAAAAGTGAGATTATTTGTTGCTTTAGGAAGAAAAAATGATATGACTCCTAAAAAATTAGTTGAAATGGTAACAAGTAAGACTAAAGTTGATGAAAGAAAATTGAAAAATGTTGAAGTTTATGAAAACTTCTCATTCTTGTCTGTTCCTTTCCATGAAGCAGAAGAAATTATTGAAGTATTTAAACAAGATAAAAAAGGAAGAAAACCTTTAATAGAAAAAGCTAAAGAAAAGAAACAACAATAAATATATAAGACGGCTCAAAGGCTTATTCAGATTTCCTTTGAGTCGTTTTCATTTTTTGGAAAAGAAAGTAACTAATTCTTGATACTAGGAGAGATTATGTTATAATATAAGAAAACACTTTATGAGGAGTTGGAAATGAAAAAATGGATCTATACTATTGGAGGAATATTTACCATAATTGTAACAATAGTAGTAGTTTTCTTCTACATTGAAATAAATAAAAAAATAAATTATCGTAAAATAATTGAGATAAAGAGAGGAGTGCCACTGAAGGCATCATTGTCAAGTCTTCCTATTTCAGACAGTTTTGTTTTCAAAGTTTATTTAAAATACAGAAATGAAGGAAGAGGAATAAAAGCTGGTTATTATGAATTAAAAGGTAAAATGTCAATGAAAGAACTCATAGATGTCCTTGAAGCAGGAAAGGACAAAGTTT
It encodes:
- a CDS encoding DEAD/DEAH box helicase, yielding MEKLEEFKKLGLGEKTIKALSKKGYEKPTPIQALTIPALLDGEKDIIGQAQTGTGKTAAFSLPILERFEPGKVVQAIVLAPTRELAIQVAEEMNSLANGKKIRITPVYGGQSIEFQIRQLKKGTDIIVGTPGRVMDLMDRKLIKLDNLKYFILDEADEMLNMGFLEDVEKILESTNDDKRMLFFSATMPNEILKIAKKHMRDYEVLAVKTRELTTDLTDQIYFEVHERDKFEALCRIIDLTKDFYGIVFCRTKNDVNDVVGKLNDRGYDAEGLHGDISQNYREVTLKRFKAKKINVLVATDVAARGIDVNDLSHVINYSIPQEAESYVHRIGRTGRAGKEGTAITFITPQEYRRLLQIQKIVKTEIRKERVPGVKDVIQAKKFRLIEELNHILAENNFDNFKDLSRELLNGEDAVDIVAALIKHSYEDVLDENNYNEINNSAPLEKTGKVRLFVALGRKNDMTPKKLVEMVTSKTKVDERKLKNVEVYENFSFLSVPFHEAEEIIEVFKQDKKGRKPLIEKAKEKKQQ